A window of Oceaniferula marina contains these coding sequences:
- a CDS encoding ATP-dependent zinc protease family protein, with the protein MKTLLFSLTLLPILLHTSLIAADSPPKMAVIGEIESLTLEKEKVQFQARIDTGAQTSSISAINIQQYERDGKKWVRFEINGGPDDQAIKMERPLSRIVQIKRHGADAVERPVVYLIVSIGNIKCRCEFSLTDRSKYEFPVLIGRNFLSGRAMVDVSRKHLAHPISKEESKK; encoded by the coding sequence ATGAAAACATTACTCTTCTCGCTCACCCTGCTGCCCATACTGCTGCATACCAGCCTGATCGCTGCCGATTCACCACCCAAGATGGCCGTCATCGGTGAAATTGAATCCCTCACCTTGGAAAAAGAAAAAGTTCAATTCCAGGCCCGCATCGATACCGGCGCCCAAACATCCTCCATCAGCGCGATCAATATCCAACAATACGAACGCGATGGTAAAAAATGGGTCCGCTTCGAGATCAATGGCGGACCAGACGATCAAGCCATCAAAATGGAGCGACCGCTCTCCCGAATCGTCCAAATCAAACGCCACGGAGCCGACGCCGTAGAACGCCCGGTCGTCTACCTCATTGTCTCCATCGGCAATATCAAATGCCGCTGCGAATTCTCCCTGACCGACCGCAGCAAGTATGAGTTCCCGGTGCTGATCGGGCGTAACTTCCTCAGTGGCCGTGCCATGGTCGATGTCAGTCGCAAGCACCTCGCCCACCCCATCAGCAAGGAAGAATCCAAAAAATAA